TCTCCATGAGTCACTCCGCAATAGTGAACGATGAACGTTGGAGATGGATCCCGACACGACCGATCTGACAATTCCCAATTCCTACTTCATAATTCCTGCTTTCGCTATCATGCCGGCAGGTAGCCGTTCGCCTTGAACCAGGCCAGCGCGTCACGGATCGCGTGCTCCACCGGGCGGCGCGGATAGCCCAGCTCGCGGATGGCCTTGGAGCAGTCATACTGCTGCATGTGCGCGAGCATTTCCACAAAGAACCCGGGCACAGGCGCCGGCCGACGGAAGATCGTGCGGAACACCGTGTCACCCCACTTGGCGCCGACACGGGCCAACGCAAACGGAACCGGCACCAACGGCGGCCACACGCCGGCGACCCGCGCGATCAGGGCGTTGAGCTCTTTTTGCGTGGTGTTCCAATTCCCGAGGATATACCGCTCGCCGACCCGCCCCCGCTCGGCGGCGAGAATCATGCCTTCCGCCACGTCCCGCACATCGATCGCGTTCACGGGTCCGTCCACGTACGCCGGCATCATCCGCTTCGCGATCATCAGAATCTGCGTGCCGCTGGTCGGCTTGCTGTCGAACGGGCCGAAAAACGCGGTCGGGTTGATCACCACCGCCGGCACGCCGTTCTTGGCCGCCGCCAGCACTTCGTTCTCCATCGCGATCTTCGACATCAGATACGGGTTGTTCCTGTATTTGGTGGTGAACGCGCAGTCCTCGTCGGCGAGTCGGCCGGGCTGCGCGGGGAAGCCGATCGTCGTCAGGGTGCTGGTGAAGACGAGCCGTTCGACCGAGGCGCGTTGCACCGCCTGGAGCAGATTGCCGGTTTCGGTGAGCGCCTGTTTCGTCGCAGCCTCGACGGGAATCGTCTGCAAAGGGTAGTAGCTGGCCGCCTGGTAGACGACACGCGCCCCCTCACAGGCCCGCACCAGCGATTCTGCGTCGTTCAGGTCGCCGTCGACCCGTTCGATCTCGAGACCGCGCAACATCAGATGCCCGACCGCCTGGCGGCTGGACTGAATGGGCCGGACCAGGACGCGGACCTGGTCGCCTCTGGCCAGCAACGCTCGGACGAGGTTGGCGCCGAGCTGCCCGGTCCCTCCCACAACCAAAACTTTCATGCCGGTTTCCTTCCGGAAAAGGAGAAGCGAGGCAAGCAGCCGGAAGAGCCCCGCAGGCCCGGACCGTCACAAGAAGGGATGCTCGGGAATAGCCAGGGTCAAGTATTTGCCTTTCTCTTCGTACACCATGCGCTTCGCGGCCAATTGCGCGAGTAGCGCCGCAATCGTGTCGGCCGAATAGTCCGCCTGCGGCTCGCGCGCCTGCAGGGCGCTGCGAACCTGCTCCGCCGACTTGGGCGCCTCGTTGCAACATTCGATGATGAACGACGCCGGCCAATCGAAGCGCTCGCGTGTCGGCGAGCCGGGATTCCGCCCGTCGTACACGGTGATGTACCGCATCGCCTTGGAATAATACAAAAACGGCTTGTCGTCGGAGGCATACCGCCGCTGCCACTCGTGTACCGCATCTACCAGCTCCTGGTAGACATCAGGATCGACCTGCCAGTCCTCCAGTTTGTACTCGAAATCATAGGCGATCTTCATCAAGTCGACCTGCCGGGCGTCATAGACATACTCGTAGGCCAACCCCGGTCCGGTGATCCGCACGCCGTACTGGTGGGGCCGCATGAAATACGGGCTGAACCGCTCCAACCAGAACTTGCCCACCGCCTCGGGCGGCTGCAGATGGAACAGGGAGGGGATCAACTCGATCTGCCGACGATAGTCCTCGTTGGTCTCGCCGGGAAAGCCGAGCAGGATATTCCAGGAAACGACGATCCGGTAGTAATAACTCCACTTGAGGCACAGGATGTTCTGCATCGGGCTGACGCCCTTGTCCATCGCCTGCAACTGGTTCTGGCTCAGGCTCTCCAGTCCCGGCTGCATGCATTTCACGCCGCCCGCTGCCAGCGTGCGGATCTGCTGCTTCTGGAGATTACTCTTGGTTTCGATGAACACATCGAGGTCGCAGTGTTCCGCCGCAAGCCTCCCGAACAGGTTCTCGATGTATTTCATGTCGATGATATTGTCGACGAGCCGGAAGCGCGTGGTGTCGTAGCGGCTAGAGAGATACTCCAGCTCGCGCATCACCTGCTCGGGCGCCTTCGCCCGAAATTTCATGCTCTGCGCGTTCAGCCCGCAGAACGTGCAATGGTGTTTCTCGCCCCACCAGCAGCCGCGCGAGCCTTCATAGAGCAGAATGCGATCGAGCCCGCGGAACGACTCGGCGCCCAATTCCGCCAACTGCCGGTAGTAGTCGTCGTAATCGGGCGGGCCGGTGCGCGCGAAGTCGCTGAAGAGCGACGGGTTGGGCTCGAACCGGACCTGACCGTCTCTGCGATAGGCCACGCCTTTGGGATACGCATCGTCCTTCCCTTCCAAGATCTGCGTGACCAGCGGCGGGAAGACCTCCTCGCCCTCGCCGACCACCACGAAGTCGATCCAGGGGAACGCGCGGAAGTATTCCAGCCCCATGTCGCCGTCGTAGTTGGCGCCGCCGAAGACAATCTTGACCTGGGGATACAGATCCTTGATGAGCTTCGCCATCGTGAGGCTGGCGACGTTCTGATCGAAGGTGGAGGTGAAGCCGACGATGCGGTACCGGCCCCAATCGATCGCCGTCATGGCCCACGTCAGGAACTGCGGCGCGATCCGGTTGGCCATCTCGTCGAAGTAGGCCGCCGGCTGTCCGCTCTCGCGCGAGAGCTGTTCGAAGACCGGCTTGAACATGCGCGGATAGTCGGCGCGTTTCGGGTTGTCGCGGAAGAGCAGGTAGGAAAAGAGCCATTCTCCGAACAGCGCCCGTTTCTCGCAGATCGATTCGTACAGCGGCACGCCGATCTTGTGGGCGAACCGGACGTTCAGATAGTGGCACTCGACGCCAATTCCCTTGGACTTCAACAGGGCGGTGAGCGTGCCCAGTTGAATGGACGGGTACTTCGAGTAGCTGAAGGGCATGTTGACGAGCGCCACCGGCGCCTTGTCGTTCATCGTCTCTTCCCTTCGGTCAGCCCGCCCGGCGCAGCTCTTACGCCGCCGTCGCCCGGAAAGGCTCGAACTCCCGGTCCGCCTTCGCGGCCAGGTAGAAGTCGCTCTCGGTCAATCCGTTGATCTTGTGGGTCCAGACCTCGACCTTGCACTTGCCCCAGGCCAGGTACAAGTCCGGGTGGTGGCCCTCCGCTTCCGCCACCGCGCCGACCTTGTTCACGAAGTCCAACGCCTGCTTGAAATCCTTGAACGTATAGAGCCGCTCCAGATGGCCGTCTTTGTTGAGTTGCCAGCCGCGTCCGAGTTCTTTCAGTAATTCCTGGACGCGGGCTTCGGGCAGCGGCGGCACGCCGCCCCGGCAAGGCACGCACTTGTTATCCGCAAGCCCCATATGGTTCCTCCTTCACTGCCGTCACAGAAGCAGCGGTACAGTTCGGAAACGTCATTCTAACGGCACCCAGACTGCCCCCGCAACCAGGGTGCCTCAGTCGCCTTCCTCCGCCGCGCCGCCCGACCTTGCCAGATCCTCCGCCTTGATCTTGTCCGGGTTGAACTTGGCTGCGGCCTTCACCATACGATCGAGCGCCTCATCGAAACTCAACGGGGCGGCATCCTTGGGCCGGAAGCGGATCGGGTTCACCCGCGCGACCACGAAGCTTTTGAGATAAGGACTGGTCAAGCCTTTGGCCTTCAGCGCTTCGACCTGCTGCGCGATGAGATCATCCAACGCCAGCACGACCTTCGCCCGCTGCCCGCGAACCTCCAGCGCCGCGCGCAGCGGCTGCTTGAGAAACTCATCCACCCGTTTCAGCACCGGATGGTACGCGCCGCCGCTGAAACGGGGCCGCTCCTCATAACAGAGACCCAGGGTGATCAACGCCGGCTCCTCGAATTCCAGCGCGTAGGTTTCCTCGGTGACATCGTCCAGACGAGCCAACTCTCGGTACATGCGGATGACCTCGAGGGCCTTCTCCCGCAGGTTGTGGGCCTTCTCCGTGTTCAACGCGAGGATTTGATAGGCCGCCGACGCTTCCGGCACCACGATCGCCGTGATGCTTTTCGCTCCCAGCGTCCGCATCGCGGAAAGCCGATGATGCCCGTTCGGCGTCCAGTATTTGACGCGGCTTCCCGACTCTTCGCTCCCCTTACCCCTATATCCCTCTACCTCTCTACCTCCCTCCCGAGGCGCGCGGACCGCCACGATCGGATCAAGGAAGCGCCCGATCTTCCCGATCACCGCCTCCAGTTTCCGCACGTGACTGTCGGAGAGATTCCGCTGATACGGCGTCGGCTCGACCAGGTCGATGGGCAACGCCGCGAAGACCAACCACTTTCCGCCATAGGGTTCGCGGTAGACCGACAGGACCTTTCCCCCATCGTTCTCGATCGCCCGATGCAGCTCCGCCACGTCGGCAGGCGGCGCGGCGGCCTGCAGCTCGGTTGCGGTCAGGCCGGCCGATGCGCCGGCGGGTTTGCGGCGGCGGCGGGCCGTTCCGACCGGTTTAGGAGCCTTGAGTTTCCTCTCTGCCATACGTGGGAGATATGGTAGGCCACCCTCGGAGGAAAAGGAAAGCCCCTCGCCCCGCCTTGAAAACAACCAACAGCTGCCCCCTCCCTCCCCCATCGAAGGGGAGGGTGAGGGAGGGTCGATTTTCATCCTACAGGGTGAGCCAACGGCTCATGAGCACTACAGAGGATATGTGGAATGGAAAGTTGAGAACACGGCTGGAAACGACATGGGCTACCCTCCGGAAGGTAGCCCATGCATGGCGCTTAGGACGCCGAGTAATCGTATTTTACTTGTTTCGGGTAGACCCGCGCGATTGGGGAGCTGCTGAGGCTTCTGGTCGGGGGAGAACCGGTAACTCCCAGGCGCTTGTGTTCCTCATGCTCGCCTCAGGTTCTCCGACTTTGTAAGGCTCTAGTCCGGGTGGTCTGTGGTGCCGTGAGGCACAGCCGTTGAAGAACCGGCTAGCATGACCGAGCAGAAGCCCGCCCTCGACTCGGCGGGCCGCTCTGGCCAGGTGGAGTACGATCGTCCATCAATCCACCTCCTCCCGTTCGGGAGTCTCCCGGGAGTCTTGATGACAGTCGCGCGGTCTGCCGACTCCCTGCACCTGATCAATCACTCGACAGGTTGCAGGGTCTATGTACTCCTCACGGAGGCGAGTGTCAATGGGGTAGAAAGAGGCTCTGGAAGGGTTCTCGCGCAGACCCGACGCCGCGCAACGCGGGATCGTTTTTCGTTTTCGTCCTATACGATCGTGAGATGCTCGAAGTCCACATCCGCCGGCGCAGGCGGACAGGTGAGCTTCATGTCCTCCAACGCTGAAACAACCGTGTCGGCGACCACCAGGTTGCGATACCACTTCCGGTTCGCCGGCACCACGTACCACGGCGCGCATTCCGTGCTGGTGGCGGAGAGCATGTCCTCGAACGCCTCCATGTATTCGTCCCAGTATTGCCGCTCCTCCAGGTCCCCGGCATCGAATTTCCAGCGCTTCTCGGGATCATTCACCCGCTCTTCCAGCCGTTCGCGCTGTTCGTCCTTCGAGATATGCAGAAAGAACTTCAGGATCGTCGTCCCGTTTCCATGCAACAGCTCTTCGAAAGCGTTGATGCGATCGAACCGCTCCTCGACCCGCTGTCCGGAGATCATGCCGTGCACGCGCGTAATCAGCACGTCCTCGTAGTGCGAGCGGTTGAAGATCCCGATATAGCCTTTCGGCGGCACCTCCCGATGGACGCGCCACAGAAAGTCATACGCCGACTCGACCGGCGTGGGAGCTTTGAAAGACGTCACCCGGCACCCCTGCGGGTTGACGGCGCGCATCACCTTCTTGATGGTGCCGTCCTTGCCGCTGGTGTCCATGCCTTGGAGCACGATGAGCAGCGCCCGGTCCGCATTGGCGTACAGTCGTTCCTGAAGGCCAGCGACGCTCTTAGCAAGTTTCTTGGTCTTCGCTTTCGCCTTCGCCTTGTCTTTCGCAGTCTTCTTGTAGGTTCCCGTGTCATCGGGATCGAGTTTGCGGAGCTTGAGCTTCGTACCCGGCTTGACCCGATACTGTTCCATGACTTGGCCCTCCGTCGGGGTGAAGGAAGCGACTTTCATTATCTATCACTAGCCGTCGATCCTGGCGGCGCGGAAGCGGGCGAAAGAGGCGGGAGTGGAGAATGTGACCTTCAAGGTTGCCAAGTCCACGGGCTACCCGGGCAGGGGGTAGGACTTCGTCGCCCACTTCGCCTGCCTGCACGACATGGGCGATCCGGTCGGCGCGGCCGAGCACGTGCGTAACTCTCTGGCGCCTGACGGCACCTGTATGATTGTGGAACCGTTCTTGGGCGACAGGACCGAGGAGAACCTCAATCCGATCGGCCGGGGTTCTATGCCGCCTCGACGACGATCTGCATGCCGGCGTCGCTGGCCTACAAGGGTCCGGCCTTGGGCGCCCAAGCCAGGGAAGCGCGACTACGCGAGGTGGCGGCGAAAGGGAGCTTCACCCGCTTCCAGCGCGCTACTTAGACGCCGTTCAACCTGGTCCGGGAAGCCAGGCTCTGAATCCCGTTCCCGTTGGTCAGGCCGCGATCCGGCTCGATTCGACCTTCACGTCGCTGATGCTGGTGGTCCGGCCGGGTCGCAGTTCCTCGAGCGCGGGAATTTTGTCCGACTTGACCCCCAGGTCCAGCAAGTATCGGCGCATCCCGTCGTAGCTTGAAAAACTGCGCGAGCGTTTCGGCGCCTTGCCTTCCTCCTTCGGCTCGAAACTCACGTCAAACCGCCCGTCCTCACGCTTCTTCAGGGTAAACTTCCCTTCGACTTCCATCACTTCACCTCCTGGCCAACACGCTATTTGAGTAGCGCGCCGGATGGAGGATTTCAAGAGGCCTGGCGCCGCCAAGCCCGTTGGGTTTTCCCGTCCCCGGACGGCTCTCCCGACAAAGCGGTTTCTGGCTTCTGCTCATTACGCTGCGCCTCGGTTCGACCCCGTCGCTTTTTGGGCCGCCTTGTCTTATCCTTCTGCGTATCTGAGCGTTGGGTTGACCATCCAGACCCTGACCAGTTACGCTCCGCAACACGCCTGAGGCTGCAGTTCTGCAGGCACCTTGCGGAGCATGCGGCCGGACAGCGTGTAAGGAGCCAGCTCGGAATGTCGGCTCTGCAAGGGAAGGGCATGCCGGACTTTACGAAGGAAACGGACGCGCGAATTCTGATCGACGACCTGCTCAGACAAGCAGACTGGGACCCGTCCGACAAGTCGATGGTGCTGACAGAGGTAATGGCCACGCTGCCTGGCGGCGCAAGCGCCTCGGCCGAAGCGGCTGGGCACGGAGGAGCTTCATTGACCGGAGGAGCGAGTGAACCGAAAGCCGGGCGAGCCGACTATGTGCTGCTCGACCGGAACGGGAGACCGCTCGCCATCATCGAAGCGAAACGCACGGCCATCGATCCCTACACCGCTAAGCACCAGGCGCTCCCCTACGCCAGGAGTCTCGGCGCGCCGTTTATCTTCTTGACCAATGGTGAACTGATCTACTTCTGGGACTACACCAACGACGACGCGCGCATCGTCAACTCGTTTTATTCCCGGCGCGATCTCGAACGGCTGGTCCACGTCAGGGAGACGCGGCGGCCGCTGGCGACGATCGAGATTCCCGAGTTCTACCTGCGCCAAGGGGAGCAACGCCGGGTTCGTCCCTACCAGCAAAAGGCTATGCAGGCGCTGGATCAGGCTGTGGAATTGGGCAAGCGCCGGTTCCTTATTGAGCTGCCCACCGGAACCGGGAAGACGGACCTGATCTGCCTCTACCTTCAGCGCCTCATCAAAGCAGGCCGGGCAGAGCGCGTCCTCTTCCTGGTTGATCGAGACCAACTGGCCAAACAGGCAATCGAAGCCCTGCAAGACATCCTCAGCCAGTACGGGAGCTACTGGCTCAAGCCCGGCGCGGTTCGCCAAGAAAAACAGATCACTGTCTGCCTACTCCAAACCATGATCGGCCGGTATGCGGAGTTCACCAGCGGTTATTTCGACGTCGTCATCGCCGACGAATGCCACCGGTCCATCTATGGCGCCTGGCAAACCGCGCTAACCCATTTCGATGCCCTGCACATCGGCCTCACCGCGACTCCCTCCGCCTACATCGAACGGAACACTTTCCAGTTTTATCACTGCAAAGACAATCAGCCGGATTTTGCCTATTCGATTCAGCAGGCGTTTCGCGAGGGCTACCTGGTCCCCTACAAGTTTGCAACTGGCATCACGGTCCTCTTGGCCGAAGGCGCCGACGTGGAGGAGGAGCATTACGACCCGGTCGAGTTCGAGCATAAGTGGACCAATGAGGACACCAACCGGAAGATGATGCAAGAATTCGATCGGCTGGCCTGGGCGCACTATCGGGAGTTGGCGCCAGGGCAGAAGATCGGTCCAGGCAAGGCCATCGTGTTCGCGATTACCAAGCACCACGCGGCCAGGCTCGCCTATTACCTGAACGAACTGCACCACGAATATAACGGCCGCTACGCCGAAGTCATCACGAGCGACGTCCCGAACGCCGACGACCTCATTCGCAAGTTCAAGCGCGAAGACCTCCCGCAGATCGCGGTCAGCGTCGGGATGCTCGACACAGGGTTCGACTGCCGGGAGGTCCTCCATCTGGTCATGTGCCGCCGGGTGCGCAGCCCAATCCTGTACCAACAAATGCGGGGCCGGGGCACGCGGACCGCTCCGCATATCGGGAAGCGGGGCTTTGTCATCTACGATTTCTTCGGCAA
This genomic window from Nitrospirota bacterium contains:
- a CDS encoding NAD-dependent epimerase/dehydratase family protein, translated to MKVLVVGGTGQLGANLVRALLARGDQVRVLVRPIQSSRQAVGHLMLRGLEIERVDGDLNDAESLVRACEGARVVYQAASYYPLQTIPVEAATKQALTETGNLLQAVQRASVERLVFTSTLTTIGFPAQPGRLADEDCAFTTKYRNNPYLMSKIAMENEVLAAAKNGVPAVVINPTAFFGPFDSKPTSGTQILMIAKRMMPAYVDGPVNAIDVRDVAEGMILAAERGRVGERYILGNWNTTQKELNALIARVAGVWPPLVPVPFALARVGAKWGDTVFRTIFRRPAPVPGFFVEMLAHMQQYDCSKAIRELGYPRRPVEHAIRDALAWFKANGYLPA
- a CDS encoding RiPP maturation radical SAM C-methyltransferase codes for the protein MNDKAPVALVNMPFSYSKYPSIQLGTLTALLKSKGIGVECHYLNVRFAHKIGVPLYESICEKRALFGEWLFSYLLFRDNPKRADYPRMFKPVFEQLSRESGQPAAYFDEMANRIAPQFLTWAMTAIDWGRYRIVGFTSTFDQNVASLTMAKLIKDLYPQVKIVFGGANYDGDMGLEYFRAFPWIDFVVVGEGEEVFPPLVTQILEGKDDAYPKGVAYRRDGQVRFEPNPSLFSDFARTGPPDYDDYYRQLAELGAESFRGLDRILLYEGSRGCWWGEKHHCTFCGLNAQSMKFRAKAPEQVMRELEYLSSRYDTTRFRLVDNIIDMKYIENLFGRLAAEHCDLDVFIETKSNLQKQQIRTLAAGGVKCMQPGLESLSQNQLQAMDKGVSPMQNILCLKWSYYYRIVVSWNILLGFPGETNEDYRRQIELIPSLFHLQPPEAVGKFWLERFSPYFMRPHQYGVRITGPGLAYEYVYDARQVDLMKIAYDFEYKLEDWQVDPDVYQELVDAVHEWQRRYASDDKPFLYYSKAMRYITVYDGRNPGSPTRERFDWPASFIIECCNEAPKSAEQVRSALQAREPQADYSADTIAALLAQLAAKRMVYEEKGKYLTLAIPEHPFL
- a CDS encoding 4a-hydroxytetrahydrobiopterin dehydratase, producing MGLADNKCVPCRGGVPPLPEARVQELLKELGRGWQLNKDGHLERLYTFKDFKQALDFVNKVGAVAEAEGHHPDLYLAWGKCKVEVWTHKINGLTESDFYLAAKADREFEPFRATAA
- a CDS encoding chromosome partitioning protein ParB: MAERKLKAPKPVGTARRRRKPAGASAGLTATELQAAAPPADVAELHRAIENDGGKVLSVYREPYGGKWLVFAALPIDLVEPTPYQRNLSDSHVRKLEAVIGKIGRFLDPIVAVRAPREGGREVEGYRGKGSEESGSRVKYWTPNGHHRLSAMRTLGAKSITAIVVPEASAAYQILALNTEKAHNLREKALEVIRMYRELARLDDVTEETYALEFEEPALITLGLCYEERPRFSGGAYHPVLKRVDEFLKQPLRAALEVRGQRAKVVLALDDLIAQQVEALKAKGLTSPYLKSFVVARVNPIRFRPKDAAPLSFDEALDRMVKAAAKFNPDKIKAEDLARSGGAAEEGD
- a CDS encoding polyphosphate kinase 2 family protein, giving the protein MEQYRVKPGTKLKLRKLDPDDTGTYKKTAKDKAKAKAKTKKLAKSVAGLQERLYANADRALLIVLQGMDTSGKDGTIKKVMRAVNPQGCRVTSFKAPTPVESAYDFLWRVHREVPPKGYIGIFNRSHYEDVLITRVHGMISGQRVEERFDRINAFEELLHGNGTTILKFFLHISKDEQRERLEERVNDPEKRWKFDAGDLEERQYWDEYMEAFEDMLSATSTECAPWYVVPANRKWYRNLVVADTVVSALEDMKLTCPPAPADVDFEHLTIV
- a CDS encoding DEAD/DEAH box helicase family protein produces the protein MSALQGKGMPDFTKETDARILIDDLLRQADWDPSDKSMVLTEVMATLPGGASASAEAAGHGGASLTGGASEPKAGRADYVLLDRNGRPLAIIEAKRTAIDPYTAKHQALPYARSLGAPFIFLTNGELIYFWDYTNDDARIVNSFYSRRDLERLVHVRETRRPLATIEIPEFYLRQGEQRRVRPYQQKAMQALDQAVELGKRRFLIELPTGTGKTDLICLYLQRLIKAGRAERVLFLVDRDQLAKQAIEALQDILSQYGSYWLKPGAVRQEKQITVCLLQTMIGRYAEFTSGYFDVVIADECHRSIYGAWQTALTHFDALHIGLTATPSAYIERNTFQFYHCKDNQPDFAYSIQQAFREGYLVPYKFATGITVLLAEGADVEEEHYDPVEFEHKWTNEDTNRKMMQEFDRLAWAHYRELAPGQKIGPGKAIVFAITKHHAARLAYYLNELHHEYNGRYAEVITSDVPNADDLIRKFKREDLPQIAVSVGMLDTGFDCREVLHLVMCRRVRSPILYQQMRGRGTRTAPHIGKRGFVIYDFFGNHEYFNDSEADVFVSTGGGRAPGGEPTPPRPVRDLIELGLEDEWLQAVTYVEVGPEGERVDKRDYVTNWERTIRSTVADDPVIQKIRAGQALSAEEEEALAARLNNPKYYFNEDNLRRAYRKPGGNLVDFIKHALGLVKVKSREEEVTENFQAWLVTKSLTPQQAQYLSLLKNRGIVGGKLELDDLFKPPLSILNAAGLGVELFGETGLKEVIRDLNESVLVRRSV